One genomic region from Jilunia laotingensis encodes:
- the murA gene encoding UDP-N-acetylglucosamine 1-carboxyvinyltransferase, whose translation MASFVIEGGHKLCGEIHPQGAKNEVLQIICATLLTAEEVIVNNIPDILDVNNLIQLMRDMGVTVAKQGIDSYSFKAENVDLAYLESDEFLKKCSSLRGSVMLIGPMVARFGKAMISKPGGDKIGRRRLDTHFIGIQNLGADFKYNDEREIFEIAADKLHGTYMLLDEASVTGTANIVMAAVLAKGTTTIYNAACEPYLQQLCRMLNRMGAKISGIASNLLTIEGVDELHGTQHTVLPDMIEVGSFIGMAAMTGSEITIKRVSYENLGIIPESFRRLGIKLEQRGDDIYVPAQDSYQIESFIDGSIMTIADAPWPGLTPDLLSVLLVVATQAKGSVLIHQKMFESRLFFVDKLIDMGAQIILCDPHRAVVIGHNHGFKLRGGNMISPDIRAGIALLIAAMSAEGSSRIHNIEQIDRGYQNIEGRLNAIGARITRI comes from the coding sequence ATGGCTTCATTTGTAATCGAAGGAGGGCACAAGCTTTGTGGTGAAATTCATCCACAAGGTGCTAAAAACGAGGTATTGCAGATCATCTGCGCTACATTGCTTACTGCCGAGGAAGTAATAGTAAATAATATTCCCGACATTCTGGATGTCAACAACCTCATCCAATTGATGAGAGACATGGGGGTGACAGTTGCAAAACAGGGTATTGACTCATATAGTTTCAAAGCGGAAAATGTGGATCTTGCTTATCTGGAAAGTGACGAGTTTCTGAAGAAGTGTTCCAGTCTTCGCGGTTCGGTGATGCTGATCGGGCCAATGGTAGCTCGTTTTGGTAAAGCAATGATATCCAAGCCGGGTGGAGATAAGATAGGCCGCCGCCGTTTGGATACTCATTTTATCGGTATCCAGAATCTGGGAGCTGATTTCAAATATAACGATGAACGTGAGATTTTTGAAATTGCTGCCGATAAGTTGCACGGAACATACATGCTTTTGGACGAGGCTTCCGTTACCGGAACTGCCAACATTGTTATGGCGGCTGTATTGGCGAAAGGAACGACTACCATTTATAATGCAGCTTGTGAACCATATTTACAGCAATTATGCAGAATGCTCAACCGGATGGGGGCAAAAATCAGTGGCATTGCTTCCAACCTTCTCACTATCGAAGGGGTAGACGAACTGCACGGGACGCAACATACCGTTTTGCCGGACATGATTGAAGTAGGCAGTTTCATCGGAATGGCAGCTATGACCGGAAGCGAGATCACGATTAAACGTGTCTCTTATGAGAATTTGGGTATTATCCCCGAAAGTTTCCGCCGTTTGGGTATTAAGCTCGAACAACGTGGAGATGATATTTATGTCCCTGCACAGGATAGTTACCAGATCGAATCGTTTATTGATGGTTCCATCATGACGATTGCGGATGCTCCATGGCCAGGTTTGACTCCTGATTTGCTCAGTGTGTTGCTGGTAGTCGCTACGCAAGCTAAAGGGAGTGTGCTGATTCATCAGAAGATGTTCGAAAGCCGCTTGTTTTTTGTAGACAAGTTGATTGATATGGGAGCGCAAATCATCTTATGCGACCCGCATCGTGCGGTTGTAATCGGCCATAATCACGGTTTCAAACTCCGGGGTGGTAACATGATTTCTCCCGACATCCGTGCAGGTATTGCCTTGTTGATTGCAGCGATGAGTGCCGAAGGCAGCAGCCGTATCCACAACATCGAGCAAATAGACCGCGGATACCAGAACATTGAAGGCCGGTTGAATGCGATCGGTGCCAGAATTACCCGAATATGA
- the rimM gene encoding ribosome maturation factor RimM (Essential for efficient processing of 16S rRNA) — MIKKEEVYKIGIFNKPHGIHGELSFTFTDDIFDRTDCDYLICLLDGIFVPFFIKEYRFRSDSTALVKLEGVDSAERARMFTNVEVYFPVEHVEEAEAGELSWNFFVGFHMEEVNHGVLGEIIEVDDSTANPLFVVELLNGEELLVPAQEDFIIGVDADNKNITVDLPEGLLNLDEVGTEDE; from the coding sequence ATGATAAAAAAAGAAGAAGTATATAAGATAGGGATTTTTAATAAGCCGCATGGCATCCATGGAGAGTTGTCGTTCACTTTTACTGATGATATCTTCGACCGTACCGATTGTGATTATCTAATTTGTTTGCTGGATGGGATATTTGTTCCCTTCTTCATCAAAGAATATCGGTTTCGTTCGGATTCCACGGCATTAGTGAAACTCGAAGGGGTGGATTCGGCAGAGCGAGCCCGTATGTTTACGAATGTGGAAGTATATTTTCCTGTGGAACATGTAGAGGAAGCAGAAGCGGGCGAATTGTCATGGAATTTCTTTGTCGGTTTCCATATGGAAGAAGTAAATCATGGTGTATTGGGAGAAATAATAGAGGTGGACGATTCTACTGCTAATCCTCTTTTTGTTGTAGAACTTCTGAATGGTGAAGAGCTTTTGGTACCGGCTCAGGAAGATTTTATTATTGGAGTTGATGCTGATAATAAGAATATTACGGTTGATTTACCCGAAGGACTATTGAACTTGGATGAAGTTGGAACGGAGGATGAATAG
- a CDS encoding M23 family metallopeptidase, with amino-acid sequence MPKKKKSKAFWNNIKFKYKLTIINENTLEEVVGIHVSKLNGFSVLLSVLTILFLIASVIIAFTPLRNYLPGYMNSEIRAQVVENALRVDSLQQLVDRQNLYIMNIQDIFSGKVRIDSVQSMDTLTAMREDSLMERTKREEEFRRQYEETEKYNLTSITSQPDVDGLIFYRPTRGMISSHFDADKKHYGTDIAANPNESVLATLDGTVILSTYTAETGYLIEVQHNQDFVSVYKHCGSLLKRVGDKVQAGEAIALVGNSGTLTTGPHLHFELWHKGSAVNPEKYIVF; translated from the coding sequence ATGCCAAAGAAAAAGAAAAGTAAAGCTTTCTGGAACAATATTAAGTTTAAATACAAACTTACCATCATAAATGAGAATACACTCGAAGAGGTGGTGGGTATCCACGTATCCAAGCTGAACGGGTTTTCGGTACTGCTTTCGGTTCTTACGATTCTGTTTCTGATAGCATCGGTTATCATTGCATTTACCCCTTTACGTAACTATCTGCCCGGATATATGAATAGCGAGATTCGTGCGCAGGTGGTGGAAAATGCATTGCGGGTGGATTCTCTTCAGCAACTGGTCGATCGGCAGAATCTGTATATCATGAACATTCAGGATATTTTCAGCGGAAAGGTTCGTATCGATTCGGTGCAGAGCATGGACACGCTGACCGCTATGCGTGAAGACTCCCTGATGGAACGTACCAAACGTGAAGAAGAATTTCGCCGTCAGTATGAAGAAACCGAGAAGTATAATCTTACTTCAATAACTTCACAACCCGATGTGGACGGTCTGATTTTTTATCGGCCTACCCGTGGGATGATTTCCTCTCATTTTGATGCGGATAAGAAGCATTATGGAACGGATATTGCCGCCAATCCCAACGAGAGCGTGCTTGCTACTTTGGACGGAACTGTCATATTGAGTACCTATACCGCTGAAACCGGATACTTGATCGAAGTGCAGCATAATCAAGACTTCGTATCAGTCTACAAACATTGTGGTTCTCTACTGAAGCGTGTAGGTGATAAAGTGCAGGCGGGAGAGGCCATCGCACTGGTGGGGAACAGCGGAACGCTGACAACCGGACCTCATTTGCATTTTGAGTTATGGCACAAAGGAAGTGCTGTTAATCCCGAAAAGTATATTGTATTCTAA
- a CDS encoding 1-deoxy-D-xylulose-5-phosphate reductoisomerase, producing MNKENKKKQIAILGSTGSIGTQALQVIEEHPGLYEVYALTANNKVDLLIAQARRFQPEAVVIANEDKYDELKDALSDLPIKVYAGSEALGQIVESAPIDIVLTAMVGYAGLKPTINAIRARKAIALANKETLVVAGELINQLAQQYRTPILPVDSEHSAVFQCLAGEVGNPIEKVILTASGGPFRTYTLEQLKTVTKVQALKHPNWEMGAKITIDSASMMNKGFEVIEAKWLFGVQPSQIEVVVHPQSVIHSMVQFEDGSVKAQLGMPDMRLPIQYAFSYPDRIYSSFERLDFAKCTHLTFEQPDTKRFRNLALAYEAMYRGGNMPCIVNAANEVVVAAFLKDGISFLGMSEVIEKTMERASFVQAPTYDDYVATDAEARRIAVELTHNLK from the coding sequence ATGAATAAAGAGAATAAAAAGAAACAAATAGCTATCCTGGGGTCTACAGGATCTATTGGTACGCAGGCACTTCAGGTGATTGAAGAACATCCCGGACTGTATGAGGTGTATGCTTTGACTGCCAATAATAAAGTAGATTTGCTCATAGCACAAGCCCGGAGGTTTCAGCCCGAGGCGGTAGTTATAGCCAATGAAGATAAATACGATGAATTAAAAGATGCCCTTAGCGATTTGCCTATCAAGGTATATGCCGGTTCGGAAGCTTTGGGGCAGATCGTAGAATCTGCTCCGATCGATATCGTTCTGACTGCAATGGTGGGGTATGCCGGCCTGAAGCCAACGATCAATGCGATTCGAGCCCGTAAGGCAATTGCTCTGGCAAACAAGGAAACGCTTGTCGTTGCCGGAGAACTGATTAACCAGTTGGCACAACAATATCGTACCCCGATCCTTCCTGTCGATTCTGAACATTCGGCCGTATTCCAATGTTTGGCTGGAGAAGTTGGTAATCCGATAGAGAAGGTGATACTCACCGCTTCCGGAGGCCCTTTTCGTACGTATACACTGGAACAGTTGAAGACCGTTACAAAAGTACAGGCTTTGAAGCATCCCAATTGGGAGATGGGAGCAAAGATAACCATTGATTCTGCTTCCATGATGAACAAAGGTTTTGAAGTGATCGAAGCAAAATGGTTGTTCGGTGTGCAGCCCAGCCAGATCGAGGTGGTGGTTCATCCGCAATCGGTGATCCATTCGATGGTTCAGTTCGAGGACGGCTCCGTCAAGGCACAACTCGGTATGCCGGATATGCGGCTTCCTATACAGTATGCATTTTCTTATCCCGACCGTATATATTCTTCTTTTGAACGTCTGGACTTTGCGAAATGTACCCATCTGACTTTCGAACAGCCCGATACCAAACGTTTCCGCAATCTGGCATTGGCTTATGAAGCGATGTACCGCGGAGGAAACATGCCATGCATCGTCAATGCAGCCAATGAAGTGGTTGTAGCTGCTTTCCTGAAGGACGGGATCAGCTTTTTGGGCATGAGCGAAGTGATTGAAAAGACAATGGAGCGAGCTTCGTTTGTACAGGCTCCTACCTATGATGACTATGTGGCGACAGATGCCGAAGCACGCCGCATAGCTGTCGAGTTAACTCATAATTTAAAATAG
- the rseP gene encoding RIP metalloprotease RseP → METFLIRALQLIMSLSLLVIIHEGGHFLFARLFKVRVEKFCLFFDPWFTLFKFKPKNSETEYAVGWLPLGGYVKIAGMIDESMDTEQMKQPEQPWEFRSKPAWQRLLIMVGGVLFNFLLALFIYSMILFKWGDSYVSLQDMTHGMKFNERAQQIGFRDGDILLRADEKPLERFNMDLLRDITDARIVTVKRDGVETKVYMPEVNLLDVLKEDPMFVNALIPNVVDSVLSGNSFALAGLQKGDSLVAFNGTPLNSWNAFTENLGKLRVAAEAKNEKDASFQLVYSRAGNRDTVSVRTDSLFRVGAYSQNLSDYKETVLTYGFFTSFPAGVKLGVNTLKGYVNDMKYVFSKEGAKSIGGFGTIGSIFPSVWDWHRFWSMTAFLSIILAFMNILPIPALDGGHVLFLIYEIVARRKPSDKFMERAQMAGMFILFALLIWANFNDVVRFFF, encoded by the coding sequence ATGGAAACATTTTTAATTCGTGCCCTTCAGTTAATAATGAGCCTTTCGCTCCTTGTTATCATTCATGAAGGAGGACATTTTCTCTTTGCCCGTCTTTTTAAGGTGAGGGTCGAGAAATTTTGCTTATTCTTTGATCCTTGGTTCACCCTTTTTAAATTCAAGCCCAAAAACAGTGAAACTGAATATGCTGTCGGATGGTTGCCGCTTGGCGGTTATGTAAAGATAGCGGGAATGATTGACGAATCGATGGATACGGAACAAATGAAACAACCCGAACAGCCGTGGGAGTTTCGATCCAAGCCTGCTTGGCAACGGCTGTTGATTATGGTGGGCGGTGTGTTGTTCAACTTCCTGTTGGCACTGTTCATCTATTCTATGATTCTATTTAAGTGGGGAGATTCTTATGTTTCCCTTCAGGATATGACTCATGGAATGAAGTTTAACGAACGGGCGCAACAAATTGGCTTCCGTGACGGTGACATTCTGCTCCGTGCCGACGAGAAACCTCTGGAACGGTTCAATATGGATCTTTTGCGTGATATAACCGATGCACGTATTGTGACGGTGAAACGCGATGGCGTCGAAACCAAAGTGTATATGCCTGAGGTTAACTTGCTGGACGTGTTGAAAGAAGATCCTATGTTTGTGAATGCTCTGATCCCGAATGTGGTAGACTCTGTTTTGTCAGGCAATTCTTTTGCATTGGCAGGATTGCAGAAAGGGGATAGTTTGGTTGCCTTCAACGGTACGCCTTTGAATTCCTGGAATGCTTTTACTGAGAATCTGGGTAAGTTGAGAGTAGCGGCAGAAGCGAAAAACGAAAAGGATGCTTCGTTCCAATTGGTCTACTCACGTGCAGGGAACCGCGATACGGTGTCCGTACGTACGGATTCATTGTTCCGCGTGGGAGCTTATTCTCAGAATCTAAGCGATTATAAAGAGACAGTCCTGACATATGGCTTTTTCACTTCGTTCCCTGCGGGAGTGAAACTGGGAGTCAACACCTTGAAAGGATATGTCAATGATATGAAATATGTATTCTCGAAAGAGGGGGCAAAGAGTATCGGTGGTTTTGGTACCATTGGAAGTATTTTCCCTTCTGTTTGGGATTGGCATCGTTTCTGGTCGATGACAGCTTTCCTTTCCATTATTCTTGCTTTTATGAATATCCTGCCAATTCCTGCTTTAGACGGTGGACATGTATTGTTCCTGATTTATGAGATTGTTGCCCGTCGTAAGCCGAGCGATAAATTCATGGAACGGGCACAAATGGCTGGCATGTTCATATTGTTTGCTCTGCTGATATGGGCCAATTTCAATGATGTTGTGAGATTCTTCTTCTAA
- a CDS encoding alpha-L-rhamnosidase: MKKVLLVLASLLCFSTFTTRGETNATKSFTISDLRVEYLKNPIGIDVAAPRFSWKMESDRRGISQTGYQIIVSTDKQGKNIVWDSEKTASDLSVHIIYKGIALQPSTRYYWKVNVWDNDGNKKTSRETAFFETGLMNSGWNGAKWIKCNDTDAPENESQTDGIPMFRTECMLDKEIKSARIYSSALGVYDLFINGNRVGNTNADGKLCFDELKPGWTNYSKTVFYNTYDITSFLSKGNNAIAALVSSGWWAGHVAHGEYGSPALGFIAKLYIVYKDGTTETIVTHPESWKTSREGAIRMADIYTGEDYDARRESEWKKVGFDDSNWHKPTENKDFKGTIKAFIGPNVQVRKELEQTPVSITKYNGHTPDEKGYGMVNVIEERKGTDRLTLDKGDTAVYDLGQNMVGWVKFKVKGNAGTRLTIRFAESLNDDGSFARVNDGPGGSLYRIILRSAAATLSYTLKGDKDGEEFRPTMTFFGFRYCDVVTTEQVEIESMKGEVVGTVAEEGSSFTTSHARVNQLYKNIMWGQRGNFLSVPTDCPQRDERLGWTGDILAFGRAATYNADLAGFFHKWMGDVRDGQREDGAYYDLAPRVWGNEVGNAAWAEAGIVIPWTTYLMYGDRGILEENYASMERFMEQRSTQVFDGYKYNGGGITHGDWLSPEGNEPDKKRYIAVCFYAYSARLMEKMSQALSRKAGDAYDSKAKSYKELYENIKAEFQARYVNPDGSLKQKGQTAYLLALKLHLFPDEKAQSDGIRYLNHLIKTNGDRLGTGFVGTAIINQTLTDAGSIHTAYNLLLQRNNPSWLYSVDQGATTIWERWDGYTKEKGFHPATTMNSFNHYAYGAVSEWMYRYMAGINPDENNPGFKHIILTPYPDNRISFPAGQERITSVDATYHSYYGKIRSAWKSDANGNMEYRIVIPANTTASVTLPKERNQNEIAENNVPLDKAKGVVSYSIEEQHIHIELQSGSYVFTVKE, encoded by the coding sequence ATGAAGAAAGTATTATTAGTATTAGCATCGCTTTTATGTTTCTCAACCTTTACGACCCGGGGAGAAACAAATGCAACGAAAAGTTTTACGATAAGCGACTTACGGGTAGAGTATTTAAAAAATCCGATAGGAATCGATGTGGCAGCTCCACGTTTTAGTTGGAAAATGGAGTCAGATAGACGCGGAATATCCCAGACCGGGTATCAAATCATCGTTTCGACCGATAAACAGGGGAAGAACATCGTATGGGATTCTGAGAAAACAGCATCCGACTTGTCCGTTCACATTATATATAAAGGTATTGCACTCCAACCCTCTACCCGCTATTACTGGAAAGTCAACGTATGGGATAATGACGGCAATAAAAAGACCAGTCGTGAAACGGCTTTCTTTGAAACCGGTCTGATGAATTCGGGCTGGAACGGTGCAAAATGGATTAAATGCAATGATACGGATGCTCCCGAAAATGAATCTCAAACAGATGGAATTCCCATGTTCCGTACGGAATGTATGCTCGATAAAGAGATAAAATCCGCCCGTATTTATTCCTCCGCATTAGGTGTCTATGATCTATTTATAAACGGAAACCGGGTAGGAAACACCAATGCGGACGGCAAACTATGTTTTGACGAACTAAAACCGGGGTGGACAAACTACTCAAAGACTGTTTTCTATAACACTTATGACATTACTTCTTTCCTGTCGAAAGGCAATAATGCAATCGCAGCACTGGTATCCTCCGGCTGGTGGGCAGGGCATGTGGCGCATGGAGAATACGGCTCTCCGGCATTGGGATTTATCGCTAAACTATATATCGTATATAAGGATGGAACCACCGAAACCATTGTCACCCATCCTGAATCATGGAAGACATCCCGGGAAGGTGCTATAAGAATGGCGGATATCTATACGGGAGAAGATTATGACGCGCGAAGAGAAAGTGAGTGGAAGAAGGTGGGATTTGATGATTCCAATTGGCACAAACCAACCGAAAACAAAGATTTCAAGGGCACTATAAAGGCTTTCATCGGTCCCAACGTACAGGTAAGAAAAGAGCTGGAACAAACTCCCGTCAGTATTACAAAATACAACGGGCATACCCCGGATGAAAAAGGCTATGGAATGGTGAATGTCATTGAAGAAAGAAAGGGGACAGACCGCCTGACGTTGGATAAAGGGGATACAGCAGTATACGACCTTGGACAGAATATGGTGGGCTGGGTTAAATTCAAAGTAAAAGGAAATGCCGGGACACGGCTTACCATCCGGTTTGCCGAATCATTGAATGACGATGGAAGCTTCGCCCGCGTAAACGATGGGCCGGGTGGCAGTCTTTACCGCATCATCCTCCGGTCGGCCGCTGCCACACTCAGCTATACTTTAAAAGGAGACAAGGATGGGGAGGAATTCAGACCTACCATGACCTTTTTCGGTTTTCGTTATTGTGATGTCGTAACAACGGAACAGGTAGAAATCGAGTCGATGAAAGGAGAAGTGGTCGGTACAGTTGCCGAAGAAGGATCCTCTTTTACCACCAGTCATGCAAGGGTAAACCAGCTTTATAAGAATATCATGTGGGGGCAGCGCGGGAATTTCTTAAGCGTACCGACCGATTGCCCCCAACGGGATGAACGTCTGGGATGGACGGGTGACATCCTGGCATTCGGGCGGGCTGCCACCTATAATGCCGATCTTGCCGGATTCTTTCATAAATGGATGGGCGATGTCAGGGACGGGCAGCGCGAGGATGGTGCGTATTATGATTTAGCTCCCCGTGTCTGGGGAAACGAAGTCGGCAATGCAGCCTGGGCGGAGGCCGGTATAGTGATCCCTTGGACAACTTACCTGATGTATGGGGACAGAGGCATTCTGGAAGAGAACTATGCTTCCATGGAAAGATTTATGGAGCAACGGTCGACGCAAGTATTCGACGGATATAAATACAACGGAGGAGGGATTACCCACGGTGACTGGCTTTCTCCCGAAGGCAACGAACCGGATAAGAAGCGGTATATAGCCGTCTGTTTCTACGCTTACTCTGCCCGGTTAATGGAAAAGATGTCACAAGCTTTAAGCCGGAAGGCAGGAGATGCATATGACTCGAAAGCAAAATCGTACAAAGAGTTATATGAAAATATCAAAGCCGAATTCCAAGCACGCTATGTCAATCCGGACGGTTCATTAAAACAAAAGGGGCAGACAGCCTATCTATTGGCTCTTAAACTTCACTTATTCCCTGATGAGAAGGCCCAAAGTGACGGTATCCGTTATCTGAACCATTTAATCAAGACAAATGGCGACCGATTGGGAACCGGTTTTGTAGGAACCGCCATTATAAACCAGACATTGACAGATGCCGGGTCAATCCATACGGCCTACAATCTATTACTGCAACGCAACAACCCTTCCTGGCTGTACAGTGTGGATCAAGGGGCAACCACCATATGGGAACGTTGGGACGGATACACAAAAGAAAAAGGATTTCATCCGGCAACGACCATGAACTCTTTCAACCACTATGCTTATGGAGCGGTATCCGAATGGATGTACCGTTATATGGCAGGCATCAATCCGGATGAAAACAATCCCGGTTTCAAGCACATCATTCTCACTCCGTATCCTGACAACAGGATCTCTTTCCCTGCCGGGCAGGAAAGAATAACGTCTGTTGATGCTACTTACCATTCGTACTACGGCAAAATAAGGAGTGCGTGGAAATCGGATGCTAACGGGAATATGGAATACAGAATCGTCATACCGGCAAATACAACCGCCTCAGTCACCTTGCCCAAAGAGAGGAACCAGAACGAAATAGCAGAAAACAACGTTCCTCTCGACAAAGCTAAAGGAGTAGTATCTTATTCCATTGAAGAGCAACACATTCATATAGAGTTGCAATCGGGAAGTTATGTGTTTACAGTAAAAGAATAG